The Castor canadensis chromosome 8, mCasCan1.hap1v2, whole genome shotgun sequence genome contains a region encoding:
- the Mip gene encoding lens fiber major intrinsic protein, which translates to MWELRSASFWRAIFAEFFATLFYVFFGLGASLRWVPGPLHVLQVALAFGLALATLVQTVGHISGAHVNPAVTFAFLVGSQMSLLRAFCYMAAQLLGAVAGAAVLYSVTPPAIRGNLALNTLHAGVSVGQATTVEIFLTLQFVLCIFATYDERRNGRLGSVALAVGFSLTLGHLFGMYYTGAGMNPARSFAPAILTRNFTNHWVYWVGPIIGGGLGSLLYDFLLFPRLKSVSERLSILKGARPSDSNGQPEGTGEPVELKTQAL; encoded by the exons ATGTGGGAACTGCGGTCTGCCTCCTTCTGGAGGGCCATATTCGCTGAGTTCTTTGCCACCCTCTTCTATGTCTTCTTTGGGCTGGGAGCCTCACTGCGTTGGGTCCCTGGACCCCTGCATGTCTTACAGGTGGCTTTGGCCTTTGGCCTGGCTCTGGCTACACTGGTGCAGACTGTGGGCCACATCAGTGGAGCCCATGTCAATCCTGCAGTCACTTTTGCCTTCCTTGTGGGCTCTCAGATGTCCCTGCTTCGTGCCTTCTGCTATATGGCAGCCCAGCTACTGGGAGCCGTGGCTGGGGCCGCTGTGCTGTACAGTGTTACCCCACCTGCCATCCGAGGAAACCTAGCACTTAACACG TTGCACGCTGGGGTAAGCGTGGGCCAGGCCACCACTGTGGAGATCTTCCTGACGCTCCAGTTCGTGCTCTGCATCTTTGCTACGTACGACGAGAGGCGGAATGGCCGGCTGGGCTCTGTGGCCCTGGCTGTTGGCTTCTCCCTCACTCTGGGCCACCTCTTTGGG ATGTATTATACTGGTGCAGGGATGAATCCCGCCCGATCCTTTGCTCCTGCCATTCTCACCCGGAACTTCACCAACCACTGG GTATATTGGGTGGGTCCAATCATTGGAGGGGGTCTAGGAAGCCTCCTCTACgactttctcctcttccctcgGCTCAAGAGTGTTTCTGAGAGACTGTCTATACTCAAGGGTGCCAGGCCCAGTGACTCCAATGGACAACCAGAGGGCACAGGGGAACCTGTTGAACTGAAGACCCAGGCTCTGTAA